CGGGACGGGGGCCGGGACCGTGCTGGACGGGGACGGTGAGACGGAGCCGGACACCGAGGGGGAGGCGGACACCGACTCCGGGGCCGACTCCGTGTCGGTGGGCTCGGGCGACCCGGAGGGCGCGGAGTCCGTCGGCGCGGGTGTGTCCGACGCCGGGGAGCCGGCCGGCCCGGGTGTGGTCGTCTCCGCCACGAACGCGGCCGGCCGCGGGCCGCTCGCCGGGTCCGTGCCCGGGTCCAGCAGCTTGACGTCCATGCCGGACGGCTGGCCGCCCGCCTCGGTGCCGTCGGCCTTCACCACGCGCACCTGGACGCCGTCGGAGTCGCCGGTCCACAGCGAGGCCGTACCGCCGCGCACGGCGGTCCCGGCCCGCGCGGCCTCCGCGCCGTCGGCCTGGTACGGGTCGTCCGGCAGCTTCCGCCAGCCGGACCATGTGCCGCTCTCCCGGTCCCGGGTGCGCACCTCCGGCGTGCCCTCGGCCTCGGCGTCGGCGTCGTTCCAGGTCAGCAGGACGGCGCTGAACCGGGCGGTGCCCTTCTGCCCGAGGCCCCGGCGGCCCGAGCCCCGGTTCTCCAGCTTCAGCGTGTGGACCGCCGGCGCCCGGCCCTGTCCGCCGCCGGACCGCGCCCCCGGGTCCGCCATCGCGTACGTGACGATGCCGGCTCCGCTCAGCACGACCGCACCGGCGGTCAGCCACGCCCGTCTCCTCAGACCGATCGGCCTGTACGCACGGGACCTGCGAGGACTCAACTACCCCACCCCTAGACAAGAATCACGACGGCACCAGAAGTCACGGGCGCCACTTGGACAGCGCACGCACCTGACCGAACGTCACCCGGCGGTCCGCCGTCACGGCTCCGGAGCCGTCCGCGGCGGGGAGCGGTTCACGCGCACCGCTAAGGTCGCTCAGCCACAGCCACAGCCAGGGATCGGCGGACGACATGACGAGCATCGAAGCGCTGGAGGCCGCGCTTCCGGCGATGACACGGTGGCGTGTGCCCGGCGGGCGCGACGTGGACTGGGCCGTCCTCGAAGCGGCGCTCGGGACGGCGCTGCCCTCCGACTTCCGCGCTCTGGCGGAGGCCTATCCGGTCCTGGTCGTCGACGACTTCCTCGTGGTGTCCGCCCCGGCGCCGGGTGCCGAGGCGTCGTGGGGAGCCGCGTGCCGGGAGGACGAGATCCTCCAGGACCTGTACGAGATGGGCGACACCGAGGACTACGTGCCCTATCCCCGGCCGGGCGGCCTGATCTCCTGGGCGGAGTCCAACGCGGGGGACGCCTTCTACTGGCGGACCGGCCCCACGGACCCGGACGCGTGGCCGGTGGTCGTCCGCACGGACAACGCCGAATGGTTCGAGTTCCCGGTCGGCGCCGTAGCGTTCCTGGCCGGCGTGTACGGGCGCACCATCGACGTCCCGGGCATGCCCGGGAACTTCCCCGGCGACGACCCGCGGGTGCTGGGCCTGAGCGACTGAGCCGCACGCCGCCCGGCCGCCCTTCGGGCGACGAGGCCACTTTCGCGACAGGCCCTAGTCCGCCGTGACCCCCCAGTACCCGATGTGCGTCGGCTCGCCGTCCGTGTACAGGACCGTGCACCTGCCCCGAGCGCGGCCGGGTGCTCCGTGCTTGTCGGCCGGTGCGGGGCAGCGTAGGAGGCGGCACTGACAGCGGCAGCGGCAGCGGCACGGGCAGCCGTGTGCCCGCGGCTGTGACACATCCGTGCGTCCCGGCGCTGATCAGCGTGGGGCATGCGACACGGACGGCCGTGTCACACCATGCCGAGTCGACGTGGGCACGGGCCCGGGCCCGTGCCGCCGGTACGGACGAGGACGGTTCTTGGGCCAGGGACGAGAGCCCCGTCGCCAGCAGGCGCGCGACGGGGAGCTGGGCGCGGCCGTCGCGCGGGCCCAGGACGGGGACGAGAGCGCTTTCGCGGTGGCCTACCGGATCGTGCAGCCGGGCCTGCTCGGCTATCTGCGCGGGCTCGTCGGCGAGGACGCGGAGGACGTGGCCTCCGACGCCTGGCTGGAGATAGCCCGCGACCTCGGCCGGTTCAAGGGCGACGGCGCCGGCTTCCGCGGCTGGACCGCGACCATCGCCCGCCACCGGGCCCTGGACCACCTGCGCCGGCAGCGGGTACGGCCCCGGGGCACGGCGCTCGAACAGGACGTACTGGAACTGCCCGGCCCGCACAGCACGTACGAGCAGGCGCTGGAGTCCCTGTCGACCGAGCGCGCCCTGGCCCTGCTGCGCGGGCTGCCCCGCGACCAGGCCGAGGCGGTCCTGCTGCGGGTGGTGGTCGGCCTCGACGGCCCCGCCGTCGCCCGGGTCCTCGGCAAGCGTCCCGGCGCGGTGCGCACGGCCGCCTACCGAGGGCTGAAACGGCTCGCCCGGCAGCTGGGCGCGCAGGACGCCGCGGACGCGGGTGTGACGGATGACGGCCCCCGGACGCTGGGGGAGTCGAAATGAACGGCGACGGCCACCGGCCGTATACCTCCACGGGAACCGGTGGAGCGAGGCGCCCGGCGGATCCGGGCGGCCGGGCCGGACGGACCAGGAACGGGAACGGACATGGGTGAACGGCACAGCGGCGACGGGCCGCCCCGGCGCCGGCACGCGCACCCGGCCGGCCTCGTCGACGGACCTCTCCCGCCCGGCGGCGGGGCCGCCGGCGCCGACTTCGAGGCCCGGTTCGCCGCCGCGCTGCGCCCCGACGCCTGCGACGCGGGGGCCGAGGAGCGTGCCGTCGCCGCGTTCCGCACCGCCCGGGACTCCGGCGCGCTCGGCTCCAGGACCCGGCGCCGGGACGACTGGCGGCCCCGGACGCGGTGGTTCGGACGGCTCTCGCCGAAGGCCGCGCTCTCCGTGCTCGTCGCGAGCCTGACGATGGGCGGCGTCGCCTTCGCGGCGATCGGCTCCGCCGGGTCCGGCGAGCAGGGCGGCGACCGGCACCCGGCCCGTCCGTCGGCCGGCGCGCCGCAGCGGCCCGGCGCGGCGCCGCACGCGTCCGCGTCGGGAACCCCGTCGGCACGCCGGGACCACCCGGCCACCGCCAAGGACACCCTGGCGCACTGCCGCGCCTACGAGCACGTGAAGGGCCACGGCAAGGCGCTCGCCTCGACGGCACGGCAGCGGCTGGTCACGGCAGCCGGTGGCGAGGCGAACGTCCCGGCCTACTGCGCCGGACTGCTCGCGCGGGCGGCCACGCCCGGAGCGGGCAAGGGCAACGCCACGCACAGCGGCGGCAACAGCGGAAACAGCGGTCACGCCGGAAACAGCGGCAACGGCAGCACCGGCGACAGCGGCCACGGCAGGAGCTCCGGCGGCGACAACGCCAAGAGCGGCGGGAACGGCAGGGCCGGCGCGAAGAAGTGAACCCGGGCACTCACCCCCGCCGGGGGTCGGCGGATTCCGGGCGAATCGGGGCCGTGGTCCTGGGACCGGGGCAACGGCCGGGGCCGCCACCCCCCACAGGAGAGGCCCCGGCCGTCGCGCTCGCGGACCGCTCGGCGGCCCGTACTTCCTACAGCGCCATGAGTGCGTTTTCTGTCACACCCTGTCCTCCCGCACTGAGTCACGAGTTAGTTGCATCTTCTACAGACATGGACGAAGAGCGGTTTCACGCCGTAACGTGCCTTTCGCGCCGGACCGAACACAGGCGTAAAGGGAGTGCGGTGCTGGGGGACGACGCGGAGCTGACCGCCGCGGTGCGTGCGGCACAGGGCGGGGACGAGACCGCGTTCCGTACGGTGTACCGCGCGGTGCACCCGAGGCTGCTCGGATACGTGCGCACGCTGGTCGGCGACCCGGACGCCGAGGACGTGGCCTCCGAGGCGTGGCTCCAGATAGCCCGGGACCTCGAACGGTTCAGCGGCGACGCGGACCGGTTCCGCGGCTGGGCCGCCCGGATCGCCCGCAACCGGGCCCTCGACCACATACGGATGCGCGGCCGCCGCCCCGCGATAGGCGGCGACGAGACGGAGCTGACCGGCCGGGCCGCCGAGTCCGACACGGCCGGCGAGGCCATCGAGGCCCTGACCACCGACAGCACCCTGTCGCTCATCGCGCGGCTCCCGCAGGACCAGGCCGAGGCGGTCGTGCTCCGCGTGGTCGTGGGCCTCGACGCCAAGTCCGCCGCCGAGACGCTCGGCAAGCGCGCGGGAGCCGTGCGCACCGCGGCACACCGTGGCCTGAAGCGGCTGGCAGAGCTGCTCGGCGACGATCCGGAATCGGGAAGCGGCCTCGACGCCCTCCCGCCCCAGCGAGAACCGCGCCGTCGCGCGGTGACGTCCGCCACTGTGACGCATACACGTGCGCGGACGCAGAAGGACATGTGATGGCCGACGAGCAGGACAAGTGGCTTACCGGTGACATGGCGGAACGTCTGCTGCGCGGTGAGTCGCTGGAAGCCGTCGACAGCTCCGCCCCTGACCAGGCCCGCAAGCTCGCCGAGGCACTGGCCGCGCTCTCCGCCGGCGCGGCCCCCGCGACCGGTGAACTCCCCGGTGAGCAGGGTGCGCTGGCCGCGTTCCGCAAGGTCCGCGAGGAGGCAGAGGCCGAGCGGGCCGCCGCCGCCTTCGGCACCGCGGGCACCGGCGCGGGCTCCGGTGCGGACGCGCGCGACGCGGACAGCGGGCTGGTCCGGATCGGCCGCCCGGCCCGTAGCGGAACCCGCTCCCGGCGCCCGGCCTGGGCCCGTCCGGTGCGCTTCGCGCTCGCCGCCGTGGTGGCCGCGGGCACCCTCGGCGGGGTCGCGATGGCCGCGGGCGGCGGCGTGCTGCCCAATCCGTTCCGCGACGAACACCCGAAACCGGTCACCTCCGTCTCCACCGCGCAGTCCTCGGACCGCCCGACCGACACCTCCTCGCCGCGGCCCCCGCTGGGCCTCGTGCCGGGCACCCCCGACGGCAGCCTCGCCCCGTCCTCCGGCGGCAGCCCCTCGGGCACGGCCGCCGGACCCGGCCGGGACGCCGGCGGGCAGGTGACGCCCGGGTCCGGCGACCCGTCCGCCGCCGGCACCTGGCGGCGGGAGGCCGCCGCGGCCTGCCGCGACCTGCGCGACGGCAAGGAGCTGGGCGGCGACCGCAGGCGGGCCCTGGAGAGCCTGGCGGGCGGCCCCGTACGGGTCACCCGGTACTGCCGGGCCGTCCTCGCCGAGCAGAACGGCTCCGCCGGTCAGGACAAGGGCCAGGGCGGCGACACCGGCAACGGGAACGGGAACGGGAACGGCAAAGGGGGCGGGAACGGCAAAGGGAACGGGAACGGCAAAGGAGACGGCGAGGGGGGAGGCAACGGCGACGGCAACGGACAGGGCGACGACGACGCTCACCCGGGCCGGGGCCACGGCCGCGACCAGGGCGGTCACGGCGGCCGTCACCGCGGGAGCGTCGTCTCTCCCGCCCCCTCCGCCTTCGCGCCCGTGACCCCCGGCCGCCGGCCGGGCACGCCCGCCGCCTCACCGAGCCCGTCCTACAGCGCGCTCTGACCCTTCGTCCGCCGCGCCCGCCCGGACCTCGAATCACGCCGCTGACCTGTGCTTCTGTCCGACCCGGAAACTTTTTTCCCGGAGGGTGTGACGTTTCCGGGGACCGCGACGCAGTAATGAGTGAGCCGACTGGTCATCGGCCGTCGCACTGAGCCGGGGTTCCCCCCGTACCCACGGCTCGTGCACCTGGCGCGGGCGGGACACGTTCCCCCGGTCCCGCCCGCGCCCCAAATCCCTCACCTCTGCGCGTTCCTCGCGTCCCTCACCAGTGGACGACGACCTTGTCGCCCACCCTCACCTGGGCGAACAGCTCCGAGATCGCCGCCTCGTCGCGCACGTTGACGCATCCGTGCGAACCGCCCGCGTACCCGCGTGCCGCGAAGTCGTAGGAGTAGTGCACCGCCTGGCCCCCACTGAAGAACATCGCGTACGGCATGGGGGAGTGGTAGAGCGTCGACACGTGGTGCCGTGACTTCCAGTACACGCGGAACACCCCCTCGCGGGTCGGGCTGTACTGGGCGCCGAAGCGGACGGACATCGTCTCGACCGTGCGCCCGTCGACCATCCAGCGCAGCGTCCGGCTGGTCTTGCTGATGCACAGCACCCGCCCGGTCAGGCAGCGCGGGTCGGGCGGGTCGGCCGGCTGACCGCCCATCAGGTACAGCTCCCACCGGCCCGGCCGGTGCGTCATGGCCAGCAGCCGCCGCCAGGTGGCCGTGTCCAGCTCGCCCGTACGGGGCAGCCCGCGCTTGCCCTGGAAGCCGGCGACGGCCCGCTCGGTCAGGTCGTCGTAACTGCCCGTCGGACCGTCGAACAGCCAGTCGACCTGGCGCAGCCGGGCCTGCAGCTCGCGCACCCCCATGCCGCTGTCCCCGCGCGACCACAGGACCGGGCCCGAGGGCCGGGCGGGCTGTGCGGCCGGCCGGTGCGCCCGCGTCCCGGCGGGGGCCGGGGCCGTGCCGGAGGGCAGCAGGACGCGCACCGGCGAGCGCTGCTTGCCGTCCCCGTCCGGGGGCTGCACGGTGCAGCCGCTGAGCGCGGCGAGGGCGGCGACCGAGACGAGTACGGCGGCGGGTCTGACCGGGAGCCTCATGCCGGGGATGCTTCCCCGCGTGACCGCCGCCGAACTACGGGGCATGGTGAGGAGGTGACAAACCGTACTTCCGGAGGCATCCATGACGCGTGAGTCGGAGTCGGGGCTGCCGGTCGAGCCGGTCTACGGGCCGGGCGACCTGACCGGCTGGGACCCGGAAGGCAAGCTCGGCGAGCCGGGCGCGTACCCGTACACCCGCGGGGTGTACCCGACGATGTACACCGGCCGCCCCTGGACCATGCGCCAGTACGCCGGCTTCGGCACCGCCGCGGAGTCCAACGCCCGCTACCGGCAGCTCATCGCGCACGGCACCACCGGCCTGTCCGTCGCCTTCGACCTGCCCACCCAGATGGGCCACGACTCCGACGCGCCCCTCGCGCACGGCGAGGTCGGCAAGGTGGGTGTGGCGATCGACTCGATCGAGGACATGCGGGTGCTGTTCGACGGCATCCCGCTCGACCGGGTCTCCACCTCGATGACGATCAACGCCCCGGCCGCGCTGCTGCTCCTGCTCTACCAGCTCGTGGCGGAGGAACAGGGCGTACCGGCGGACCGGCTGACCGGAACCGTCCAGAACGACGTCCTCAAGGAGTACATCGCGCGGGGCACGTACATCTTCCCGCCGGGGCCCTCCCTGCGGCTCACCGCCGACATCTTCAAGTACTGCACCGCCGAGATCCCGAAGTGGAACACCATCTCGATCTCCGGGTACCACATGGCGGAGGCGGGCGCGTCCCCCGTGCAGGAGATCGCCTTCACGCTCGCCGACGGCATCGAGTACGTCCGTACGGCGGTGGCGGCGGGCATGGACGTGGACGCCTTCGCCCCCCGCCTGTCCTTCTTCTTCGTGGCGCGCACCACGCTGCTGGAGGAGGTCGCCAAGTTCCGCGCGGCGCGCAGGATCTGGGCGCGCGTGATGCGGGAGGAGTTCGGCGCGAAGAACCCCAAGTCGTGGATGCTGCGGTTCCACACCCAGACGGCGGGCGTGCAGCTGACCGCCCAGCAGCCGGAGGTGAACCTCGTCCGGGTCGCCGTCCAGGCGCTCGCCGCCGTGCTCGGCGGCACTCAGTCCCTGCACACCAACTCCTTCGACGAGGCCATCGCGCTGCCGACGGACAAGAGCGCGCGGCTCGCGCTGCGCACCCAGCAGGTGCTGGCGTACGAGACGGACGTGCCGGCGACGGTGGACCCGTTCGCGGGTTCCTACGCGGTGGAGCGGATGACGGACGACGTCGAGGCGGCCGCCCTGGAGCTGATGGGCAAGGTCGAGGACCTCGGCGGCGCGGAGGCGGCGATCGAGCGCGGTTTCCAGAAGGCGGAGATCGAGCGGAACGCGTACCGCATCGCGCTGGAGACGGACGCGGCCGAGCGGGTGGTCGTCGGCGTCAACCGGTTCGAACTGGCGGAGGAGGAGCCCTACGAGCCGCTGC
Above is a genomic segment from Streptomyces collinus Tu 365 containing:
- a CDS encoding L,D-transpeptidase family protein — its product is MRLPVRPAAVLVSVAALAALSGCTVQPPDGDGKQRSPVRVLLPSGTAPAPAGTRAHRPAAQPARPSGPVLWSRGDSGMGVRELQARLRQVDWLFDGPTGSYDDLTERAVAGFQGKRGLPRTGELDTATWRRLLAMTHRPGRWELYLMGGQPADPPDPRCLTGRVLCISKTSRTLRWMVDGRTVETMSVRFGAQYSPTREGVFRVYWKSRHHVSTLYHSPMPYAMFFSGGQAVHYSYDFAARGYAGGSHGCVNVRDEAAISELFAQVRVGDKVVVHW
- a CDS encoding RNA polymerase sigma factor, producing the protein MLGDDAELTAAVRAAQGGDETAFRTVYRAVHPRLLGYVRTLVGDPDAEDVASEAWLQIARDLERFSGDADRFRGWAARIARNRALDHIRMRGRRPAIGGDETELTGRAAESDTAGEAIEALTTDSTLSLIARLPQDQAEAVVLRVVVGLDAKSAAETLGKRAGAVRTAAHRGLKRLAELLGDDPESGSGLDALPPQREPRRRAVTSATVTHTRARTQKDM
- a CDS encoding RNA polymerase sigma factor, coding for MGQGREPRRQQARDGELGAAVARAQDGDESAFAVAYRIVQPGLLGYLRGLVGEDAEDVASDAWLEIARDLGRFKGDGAGFRGWTATIARHRALDHLRRQRVRPRGTALEQDVLELPGPHSTYEQALESLSTERALALLRGLPRDQAEAVLLRVVVGLDGPAVARVLGKRPGAVRTAAYRGLKRLARQLGAQDAADAGVTDDGPRTLGESK
- a CDS encoding acyl-CoA mutase large subunit family protein encodes the protein MTRESESGLPVEPVYGPGDLTGWDPEGKLGEPGAYPYTRGVYPTMYTGRPWTMRQYAGFGTAAESNARYRQLIAHGTTGLSVAFDLPTQMGHDSDAPLAHGEVGKVGVAIDSIEDMRVLFDGIPLDRVSTSMTINAPAALLLLLYQLVAEEQGVPADRLTGTVQNDVLKEYIARGTYIFPPGPSLRLTADIFKYCTAEIPKWNTISISGYHMAEAGASPVQEIAFTLADGIEYVRTAVAAGMDVDAFAPRLSFFFVARTTLLEEVAKFRAARRIWARVMREEFGAKNPKSWMLRFHTQTAGVQLTAQQPEVNLVRVAVQALAAVLGGTQSLHTNSFDEAIALPTDKSARLALRTQQVLAYETDVPATVDPFAGSYAVERMTDDVEAAALELMGKVEDLGGAEAAIERGFQKAEIERNAYRIALETDAAERVVVGVNRFELAEEEPYEPLRVDPAIEARQAERLARLRAERDQGAVDTALDALKKAAEGEDNVLYPMKEALRARATVGEVCGALREVWGAYVPSDAF